CTCAGGTGCGAGTTTGCTGCTCATGCCTATGTTTCCTAATCTGTATATCGCCATCGCCTGTTCATTCTTTTTAATGTTGGGGCTTGCCCTCGTAAATGTACCTTTGGTTAACTCGATTCTTCTATCTACACCGGAAGAAAAGAGGGGACGTGTCATGAATAGTATGGGAGTCTTAATGAGTGGCATCAGCAATCCGCTGGGTTTATTGCTCGGAGGCTGGCTCATTGAAACGTATAATCCATCCTGGGTGTACATGGGAATCGGCGCATTTGTTATTGTCATGGGACTGGGGAGCATGTTTGTCCGGCCTTTCCGAGAGGAACAGGGGCAACGCTCCAGACAGCAAGCGTCATCCATTTAGCCTATGAGCAGATTATCGTCCTTTTTGGAAATAGCACTGTATGGAGGCTGCTATGATGCTTATCTTGCATAACTGGTGGCGAGTAGGATGAAACTTCATAATATTAAAGATTTAGATCATGAAGTTTATTCAGAATGGTTCTGGGCTTACTTATTTTAATAAGGCATGTATATGGGAACGGTGAGGTGAGCTAGCTACATGGTTTACAAGTGAGCACAGACGGTTTAAGATGGCGTGAGCCGTTTAAGGTATATAACAATGGGATTAAGTATTAAAATAACGGTAAGTTGACAAGATGATATCTACTGAAAAGAGGGATTTGATATGAAAGTTTCCATTTTTGGAGCAACCGGAGCGATTGGGAAGACGATACTGTGGGAGTTAATGGACCGCGGACATGAGGTAACGGCGATTGTTCGTGATCCTTCGAAGATTGAGATGGAGCATGAGCGTTTGCGTGTGGTACAGGGGGATTTGCTAAACCCGGACCAGGTTGCCGATTTTACAGCAGGACAGGAAGCCGTTGTGAGTGCCTATGGACCGAAGTTTGGTGCGGAGGAAGAGATGTTGGAAGTTACACGTTCACTAATTGAGGGTGTTCGTCGTGGAAAAGCAGGACGTTTGGTTGTCGTGGGTGGAGCAGGAAGCTTGCTTACCGATTCTGGAGAAATACTGATGGACACACCAGGATTCCCTGAGGAAGTCAAACCATTGGCGAAGGCTCATGTCGATGCGTATAACCTGATTGAAGCATCGGATATTAACTGGACCTACATGAGTCCTGCGGCTACGATCACAACAGGAAGACGGACAGGCCTATTCCGGGTTGGTATGAATCGTGTGATTACCGATGATCTTGGAGAGAGTTCGATTTCCGTTGGTGATTTTGCAGCGGCATTGGTGGATGAGCTGGATGATCCGCAATTTATTCAATCCCGGTTTACAGTAGGTTATTAAGGGTTTTAGGTAAGATAGCAATATTTCAGTAAATTTCCGAAGAGGCAACCGGGGAGGGATGAACGTTGTTTATCGTAACCGCTGAACAGATGAGAGCTGTGGATGAGTATACGATTCACAAGCTTGGCATTCCTGCAGCCAGTCTGATGGAGAACGCAGGCAGAGCCATCGCTGAGGAAGTTATCCGGCTGTTCCGGGAAGACGATGCTGACCGCCGTTCGGAGCAGCATGGTTGCTGGAACAAAAACGGGAAGCGGGCGCACACCGGGCCCGGCGATCGGCCT
This window of the Paenibacillus marchantiae genome carries:
- a CDS encoding NAD(P)-dependent oxidoreductase — translated: MKVSIFGATGAIGKTILWELMDRGHEVTAIVRDPSKIEMEHERLRVVQGDLLNPDQVADFTAGQEAVVSAYGPKFGAEEEMLEVTRSLIEGVRRGKAGRLVVVGGAGSLLTDSGEILMDTPGFPEEVKPLAKAHVDAYNLIEASDINWTYMSPAATITTGRRTGLFRVGMNRVITDDLGESSISVGDFAAALVDELDDPQFIQSRFTVGY